The nucleotide window AAGCCGCGAGCGGTTTTGCCGCGCCGGTCGTGTTCCTGTGTCTTGCGGCGTTCCTGTTTTCCGCAATCATGCAGGCCGCGGGGCTCGATCGCCGCATCGCGCTGGTGTTGCTCGACAAACTCAAGGTGCGCTCGGCCAACGGCGTGATCTGGGCGATGTTCGTCGTCAACTTCGTGATGTCACTGGTGGTGCCGGCTGCCAATGCCCGTGCGGCCGCGTTGCTGCCGGTGACCAACGGCATTGTCGCGCTGTTCGGCGATAGCACCCGCGAGCGGAGTGCCAGAAAAGCCATTGTGATCCAGACACTGGTCTACGGCTCCATGATCAGCGGCATGTGCATTCTCACCGCGCATCTGCCGAACATGGTTGTCTCCGGTCTGCTGGAGAAGCAGTTAGGCATACGGATTTCGTATTTCACGTGGTTCCGGCTGCAGTGGCCGTACCTCGGCATGTTCGTGCTGACGCAGTTCTGGGTGCAGCGCTACTTCAAATCGCGCGGCGTGCCGGTGCCCGGCGGCCGTCAGGCGATCGTCGACGCGCGCCGCACGCTGCCGCCGGTGGCGCGCCAGGACTGGTTGGTGCTCGCGGTCTTCGGTTTCGTTGCAGTCATGTGGGCCACCGAATCGCTGCACCACCTGCAATCGGAAATCGTCGCGTTGATCGCGCTTGCGCTGATGTTCGCACCTGGCGTGCTGCGTTCGGGCTGGAAGGAGATTCAGGAGCGCACCATCTGGGGCACGCTGTTTCTGCTCGGCGGTGCGCTGTCGCTGTCCTCGGCGATCAGCGATTCGGGACTCGCGCAGTGGGCCGCCGATCACATCTACACGCTCGCTCACGGCTATGGCTGGTGGTTGACGCTGGCGATCGTGATGATCGGCACGCATGTGATCCGGATCGGCATGCTGTCGAACGTCGCGGCCGTGACCATGATCGCGCCGATCGCGCTCGCGTTGGCGCCGCGTCTCGGCCTGCATCCAGTGGCCTTCACGTTGCTGATCAGCGATACCGACAGCTTCGCCTACCTGCTGCCCACGCAAATCACAGCGGGTGTGATCGCCTACAGCAGCGGAGCCTTCACGACCTCGGACTACGCGAAAGTGGGCGTGGTGTCCGTGTTGATCGCGATCGCCTACGGCATCTGCGTGATGGCCCCGTGGTACGCCTGGCAGGGCATCCCGATCTGGAATCCCGCTGCGCCCTGGCCGTTCGCGCATTGATCGCGCCACTCTTTACCGCATTCTTCGATTAAGAGAACACCCAATGAACCAGGAACACGAAAGCCTTGAGGCAAGGCTCGCCGCCCGGGGCGCCGCGCTTCGCAAGCGGCTCGGCCCGCATGTTGCGCCAGCCGGTTTGTACGAGCGTCACAAGGCGCTGCCGTTCGCCGGACGGGTGAGTTGCAATGTGACACAACTCGAAGCGGGCAGTTGGAGCGAAATCGTACTCGACTATGAAGTGGGCCAGTCCGGCATTGCCGATGGTGCCTGGCTGAAGGCGACCTTCAAGTTTTATTCGGATTGGGCGCTGTTTCAGACCAGCGACCCGGCCGCGGCCAATTACATCAGCGCGGAATATCATGCGGCGCCGCTCGTCCCGGGTCAAAGCCCCGCGACGGTCCAGTCGCTGAACGTACGCTTCGATCAGAAGGGTCATGAGCGGCCGTTCCAGAAGGCCGTCATTGTGGATGTCGCCGACGGTTACCTGAACGCCGGCGACCACATTGTGATCAGACTGGGCGATCGGCGGCGCGGTCCGGGCACGCGTGTTCAGACCTTCGTCGAGGATCAGTTCCGATTCCGCCTTTACGTCGACCCGCTCGGCACTTCGCGTTTCGTCGCGGTGCCGGGCGATGTGGTGATCGATATCCGTGCCGGTGCGCCGGCTCAAGTGCTGCTCAATGGGCCGCGTTTCGTACAGCCTGGACAGCCCACGCCGTTCCGGCTGTCGTTGCAGGACCGGTGGGGCAATGCCTGTCGCGATGTCGGCGGCGACTTGTGCGTGCGGGCCTATGACGAGCGCGAACGCATCGTCTATGAACGGGCGCTGCCGCTGCCCGCCGAAGGCTGGGCGAGCGTCGCGCTGAACGACTTGCCGACTTCGCCCGGCAGCCTGCGTATCGTGGCGGATGTCCCGTCGCTGCGTGACGTCCGTGCGGCAGAGGCGTTCCTGACGGTGGATGCCGCACTGCCGGTTGCGCGTTCGTTGTACGCCGACTTGCATGTTCACGCCCACGACACAGTAGGGACGAACAGTCCGGCCTATAACGCGGCGTATGCCCGCGACATCGGCGGCATCGACGTACTCGGCTACACGGCCAACGATTTCCAGATCACCGACGAGAACTGGCAACTGGGTGTCGAAACCGTCGAGCAGTTCAACGAAGCCGGGCGTTTCGTTGTTTATCCGGTGCAGGAATGGTGCGGCAGTTCGACGGCAGGTGGCGACCACAATGTGGTTTTTCTCGGCGACGAGCGGCCCGGTTTCCCGTACAACGCGCGTGGCGAACACAACCGCACGCTGGTGTGGAACGAGGACATGAAGGGCGCGGCGGTCGAACTGGGCCGCTGGCCGGTGGACGAACTGTGGGACGCCTACGTGGACGATGCTGCGCATCATCTGGTGATGCCTCACGTGGGCGGCCGCCGTTATATCCCTGACTGGCATCATCCGGGACTGGAACGGCTCGTCGAAATCGCTTCGACGTGGGGCCATTTCGACTGGCTCTATCGCGACGTGATTGCACGTGGCTATCAGCTCGGCGTGGCGGCGAGCGGTGACGAACATCGCGGCCGGCCCGGCGGCGGTGCGCCTGGCGTCAGCGTGTTTGGCGTGCACGGCGGCTTGACTGGCGTGTTGTCCGATTCACTCGACCGGCGCTCGGTCGGTGAGGCTCTGCGTGCCCGCCGCACGTGGGCCACCACCGGCGAGCATAGCGCGGCGCTGGTTCGCTGCGGCGAGCACTGGCAGGGCGATGCCTTCACGCACCGTGGACCGGCATCGCTTGATTATCGTTTGCTCGGCCGTGCGGGCTGGGAGTATGTCGCCGCGTTCGATCATAACGGCCTGCTCGCCGAGCGCAATCTTCATGAAGAACTCGGCTATGCCGAGCGCCTGATCCGGATCCGCTGGGGCGGTGCGCGGATTCGCGATCGATATCGTTGGGCGTCCTGGCAAGGGCGCATTCGCATAATCAACGGCACCATCAACAATTTTGGCGCCGCAGGCTTCGAGCACCTGGAAGAGGCGGCGTGGCGCACGGGCGCAACCGACATTGAGTTTCGTAGCGATACCTACGGCGACGCCGACAGTATCGAGATCGATGTGAGCAATCTCGGCCAGGCGCGCATCGTGATCGAAGGCACGATCGACGGTTTCGTTAAAGTGGGTGATCCGCTGCAGGGCAATCCGTTTGCGCATGCCCCGACGTTTCGCTGGGAAATCAGCGGGGCGGAGTTGCTTGCAAACGGCGCGGCGCGGCATGAACTCGGTGGCACCGAACTGTTCCTCGCTGTCGAGCGTTTGACGGACAAGCCGCTCCCCGTGGATCTGGCGGGCAGTTTCGAGGTTGCGCCGCAGAACGCCGGCTTTGGTTTTCGGCCGGTCTATGTGTTCGGGCGTCAGCGCGACGACAGCAAGGTGTGGACGTCAGCGCAGTTCATCACGTTCGATGTGTAGTCCGACTGTTCGATGCGGGCATGCGTGGTTGGGGCAACTGCCTGGATGACGATCAGCGTGATGGCGCTCGGGCAATCGTTCAGAACCCACACCGTCAGATGGCGTGAAAAGAATAATCACCAATCCCGCCGACGCTCGCGTAATGCTGTCTGGTGCGTTCGGTCGGCCTCACCGCGATGCGTTCGGCGAGCAGTGCGCGGGTCAGCCCGAGTTGCCCCGCGCGTTCACTGGCAACAATGAGTGTCTGCGTAATGAGATCGCGCTGCGCGTGGCTGCCACCAATGCGAATCGCGTTGTAGCGCACCGGCAAGAAGTAGCCCACGGCTCGCGCGTATTCGCCTGCGGCAAAGGCGAGCACGCCATCGATCAGGCGGCGGCCGACTTCCGCAGTCACACTCCAGTTGTCACCTCGGCCGTCTCGCGTATAACGCTCTAGCGAGCGGCGAAACCGTTCGAGTTCCAGCCGGTTGCCGGCGCGCGAAACGGCAAGGGCGATATGCAGATCGTTGAATACCAGCACGTGATCGTCGACATGGGTCAGCCATTGGGCGGCGAGCGGGCCCCAGCGCTCTCCGACGTCAGCGCCCGCCAGTTCCAGTCGCCAGAGCAGTGCGGACGCATCGACGAGATCGAGCAGGAAGTCGCCTGCGAGTTTCGGTGCAACATACTTGTCGTAGTCGGCCAGCACTTCGTCGAAGCGTCCTTCCTCGATCAGATAGAGGGCAAGATGCCAGCCATTGTGGACAGCGAGCGCGTGAGCGCGGCTCCAGGCTGGGTGGGCCGCCTGCAGGAACGCGATGCCTTCGGCCTGGCGACTTTCTGTCTCCAGCACATGTGCAACCGCGTGAATCGCCCAACCGTCTTCGGCATTGCGGGCAATGGCGGCGTGAGCCACCTTTTCCGCGCGACGCAGTTCGCCCGCTTCCTCCAGGCCGAACGCATACTGTCCGAGAACATAGCCGTAGTTTTCGCCCTGCGGATCCCAATGCGGCAGCACCCTTGCAATGGAATCCCGGATGCTGAGCGACTGACCGAGGCAGAAGTAAGCGTCGTGAGCGAAGCGTAATGCCAGTGCGTCGGTCGGATGATCGACGAGGATGCTCTCCCACAGATCGATCGCATTGGCGATTCGTCCCGCAGCCAACGTCCGCGCGGCAGCGAGATGGCGGATTTCGCGCGGGGTCGCGCCGGCGCTGGCCTGTTCGGCCGAGTCGAGGGCGGTTGTAACACGCGGATAGTCGCCGCGAAATCCGCCGAGCAGAAACAGCGACGCGATGGCGCTACTGGCCAGACCGAAGTCAGGATCCTGATCCACCGCGTCCTGCAAGCGGGCAACAGGATCGCCCTTCCAACCGAAGCAGTCCGAGATGGCGCGGTCGAGCGCAACGACGGATTCGTCCGACGCTGTCACCGGCAGGCCTTGGGCGTCGATGGCCATTATCGTGCTCCCGGCTGGTGACCGTGCCGTTGCTCACATCCTTCGACCGATTGGATCATGGGATGTGGTTGAGCAGGATCGACACGAGATGGTGCAGGGTGTCGCTAGCATAGGCCGTCAGCGCGGAAAAGAGCGATCCATCGCTCGCACCCGAAATTTCCCTGTGAATGCACGCCAGAATAGCGCCGACTAACAACACGGTGCCCACCCGCTTAACGGACCCGCGCGGGAAATCAGCTGGCGCCGACGCGTTTTCTGTAGCGTCGTCGAGCGTTCGACGAGAAAGATATCCGAATCCCTTCATGATGGTCGGCGGATCGATTGAGAACATATCGAGTGTCTGCAATCAGGCGACTGCGTCGAACCAATTTTTTTGCATATCGATAGAAGCACGGCGGCTTAGCGCCGTAGCGCATATTGATCTGCTGATTTGTTCGTGGCGCCTGAACGCTGCCGGGATGAAAATCGCACCAGTGTTCTTTTTCTCTCCGAAGACATCCTGCTGAGTCTGCTGCTGATACGCATATGAGGTTTTGAGCGATGGGTCTGACAAGGCCCTCGCCGCGAGAAACCCACCGTTGCCCTATCGAATCTCTCCTTTTTTATCTATGCAACGACGAGTGAATACGGATTTGCATTTGCCAAATGCTTATTTCTCCCGCTCCGGTAAGCCGGTTAACCTCGACTCGTTGCTTTTAGCTGTCACGTATCGGAGGTGAATCGGGCATGCATTACAAAGGTTATGAAGTGGCGCCCGCGGCGCAAGCTCTACCCGGTGGATTGTTCGCAGCGAACCTCGTCATTCAGGACGAGGTGTCGCTGTTGAAGCCGGCTTTCGTGTTCGACGAACTCGACTACTTCTTTGAGTCGGATCTTGCCCTGGCCTATGCGGCTCGCTGGGCGCGCCTTTGGATCGATGACCAGCCGTCACGGTGGTCATGAAACCCGTGGCAGAAAGCTCATTCGCGTGACGAGACGAACAGCATTTCATTCTGCGCGGATTTCATACAAGAAAAGATCAGTTCCGTCGTTTCGTGGCGCGACTAGCCTAATTGATTGCTTCCGACAGCCTCAAATCGATCAAGGAAAATTTATGTCTCTCATCAACACACGGGTTAAGCCGTTCAAGACAACCGCGTACCACGGCGGTCAGTTTGTGCCAGTCAGTGAAGAGAATTTCAAGGGTAAGTGGTCGGTCGTAGTGTTCTATCCGGCCGACTTCACATTCGTGTGCCCGACCGAACTCGGAGATCTGGCCGATCACTATGCCGAGTTCCAGAAGCTGGGCGTCGAAATCTATGGCGTGTCCACGGATACCCAGTTCACACATAAAGCCTGGCACGATACGTCGGACACGATCAGGAAGGTGAAGTACCCGCTGGTCGCGGATCCGACTGCGACGCTCGCCCGCAACTTCGACGTGCTGATCGAGGAAGAAGGGCTGGCATTACGCGGCACTTTTGTGATCAACCCCGAAGGTCAGATCAAACTCTACGAAGTGCATGACAACGGTATTGGCCGCGATGCCAAGGAACTGCTGCGCAAGGTGCAGGCCGCGCAATACGTTGCATCGCATCCTGGCGAAGTCTGCCCGGCGAAATGGACTCCCGGCGCCGAAACGTTGACGCCGTCGCTCGATCTGGTGGGGAAAATCTGACCGCCTGCTTTCGATAAGCCGACGACTAGTCACGGCCGACGCTTTGCATATCACTAGAAATTGGTTTTCGACGAGTCCATCCCGGGCAGACAATCGTTTCCGGATGACGGTACGCAATACACCGCCTTTGCCGGAGTGTTTCAGTGCTGCAAGGGACCCGGATGGCCGGGGCCGCAGGAGAAACAATGAAACGTCTGCCTTTGCTCAACCTTGCCGCCGTGGCGGGAGTCGTGATCGCCGTGACGCTGATCACGGTGAAAAACGTCCAGGGGACTACGAACAATGAGCTCCTGAACGTTTCGTACGACCCCACCCGGGAGTTGTATCGTGCGCTCAACGCCCAGTTTGTTGCGGCCTACCAGCAGGAAACGGGAATCCGGCTGCAAGTGAAACAGTCGCACGGCGGGTCCTCCCGTCAGGCGCGCGCGGTGGTGGCGGGCGAGCAGCAAGCGGATGTCGTCACGCTAGGGCTTTATTCGGATGTCGACGCGTTGCGCAAGCAGGGTTTGATCGCCGATAACTGGGCTCAGCGTCTGCCGAATCACTCGCAGCCGTACTACTCGACCATCGTATTCGTGGTGCGCAAGGGCAATCCCAGGCATATCCACGACTGGCCGGACCTGATCGTGCCAGGTGTGGACGTCGTGACGCCCGATCCACGCAGTTCCGGCAACGGCAAACTGAGCGCCCTCGCGGCGTGGGGCGCGGTGACGACACGCGGTGGCAACGAAGGCGCAGCGCGCGACTATCTCAACGCGCTGTACCAGCATACGGTCCGGCTCGATAGCGGCGCGCGAGGGGCGGCGATCGGTTTCACCGTCGAAAAGATCGGCGACGTGCAACTCGCGTGGGAAAACGAAGCGCTGCGCGAGGTCGCGGATGCACGCGACGAACTCGAGATTGTCTACCCGCCGGTCAGCATTCTTGCCGAGCCCTATGTGGCTTGGGTCGACACGAATGTGGCGCGCCATCACAGCGAACGCGAAGCGCGAGCGTACCTGAAATTCCTGTTTAGCGACGCGGCTCAGCAGACCATCGCGCAGGCGGGCTACCGGCCTTTCAACGCGAACATTGCGCAACGCTTCGCCGCGCGCCTGCCGCCGCTCAAGCTTTTCCCGGTGACGGCGATCGCCCGCGACTGGGATGACGCGAACCATCGCTTCTTCGACGAGAACGGCATTATCGACACAGTGCTGAAGCCAACTGACGGCGCGGCGAATTCGTCCAGCCAGAGCGCAAGAGACAAAGGGTGACTTCATGGCGCTGCCACGTAACTTCTCCTACGACTGGAGCAAAGGTAAGCGAGATCTGCTTGCAGGTCTGACGGTTGCCGCCATTTCGCTGCCGCAAGGCATGGCATACGC belongs to Paraburkholderia aromaticivorans and includes:
- a CDS encoding SLC13 family permease; amino-acid sequence: MANDTSGYASVASVGPAARPQESHAATAHPSARGSLLKARAGFLLAWLCFVVIAWVLPAPQGLTPHGRATLAVVAWVAIVWISEAIPVGVSGILLPMLLVLSHAVTPFPKAASGFAAPVVFLCLAAFLFSAIMQAAGLDRRIALVLLDKLKVRSANGVIWAMFVVNFVMSLVVPAANARAAALLPVTNGIVALFGDSTRERSARKAIVIQTLVYGSMISGMCILTAHLPNMVVSGLLEKQLGIRISYFTWFRLQWPYLGMFVLTQFWVQRYFKSRGVPVPGGRQAIVDARRTLPPVARQDWLVLAVFGFVAVMWATESLHHLQSEIVALIALALMFAPGVLRSGWKEIQERTIWGTLFLLGGALSLSSAISDSGLAQWAADHIYTLAHGYGWWLTLAIVMIGTHVIRIGMLSNVAAVTMIAPIALALAPRLGLHPVAFTLLISDTDSFAYLLPTQITAGVIAYSSGAFTTSDYAKVGVVSVLIAIAYGICVMAPWYAWQGIPIWNPAAPWPFAH
- a CDS encoding tetratricopeptide repeat protein, with translation MAIDAQGLPVTASDESVVALDRAISDCFGWKGDPVARLQDAVDQDPDFGLASSAIASLFLLGGFRGDYPRVTTALDSAEQASAGATPREIRHLAAARTLAAGRIANAIDLWESILVDHPTDALALRFAHDAYFCLGQSLSIRDSIARVLPHWDPQGENYGYVLGQYAFGLEEAGELRRAEKVAHAAIARNAEDGWAIHAVAHVLETESRQAEGIAFLQAAHPAWSRAHALAVHNGWHLALYLIEEGRFDEVLADYDKYVAPKLAGDFLLDLVDASALLWRLELAGADVGERWGPLAAQWLTHVDDHVLVFNDLHIALAVSRAGNRLELERFRRSLERYTRDGRGDNWSVTAEVGRRLIDGVLAFAAGEYARAVGYFLPVRYNAIRIGGSHAQRDLITQTLIVASERAGQLGLTRALLAERIAVRPTERTRQHYASVGGIGDYSFHAI
- the ahpC gene encoding alkyl hydroperoxide reductase subunit C, with product MSLINTRVKPFKTTAYHGGQFVPVSEENFKGKWSVVVFYPADFTFVCPTELGDLADHYAEFQKLGVEIYGVSTDTQFTHKAWHDTSDTIRKVKYPLVADPTATLARNFDVLIEEEGLALRGTFVINPEGQIKLYEVHDNGIGRDAKELLRKVQAAQYVASHPGEVCPAKWTPGAETLTPSLDLVGKI
- a CDS encoding sulfate ABC transporter substrate-binding protein encodes the protein MKRLPLLNLAAVAGVVIAVTLITVKNVQGTTNNELLNVSYDPTRELYRALNAQFVAAYQQETGIRLQVKQSHGGSSRQARAVVAGEQQADVVTLGLYSDVDALRKQGLIADNWAQRLPNHSQPYYSTIVFVVRKGNPRHIHDWPDLIVPGVDVVTPDPRSSGNGKLSALAAWGAVTTRGGNEGAARDYLNALYQHTVRLDSGARGAAIGFTVEKIGDVQLAWENEALREVADARDELEIVYPPVSILAEPYVAWVDTNVARHHSEREARAYLKFLFSDAAQQTIAQAGYRPFNANIAQRFAARLPPLKLFPVTAIARDWDDANHRFFDENGIIDTVLKPTDGAANSSSQSARDKG